Proteins encoded within one genomic window of Panicum virgatum strain AP13 chromosome 1N, P.virgatum_v5, whole genome shotgun sequence:
- the LOC120655712 gene encoding uncharacterized protein LOC120655712 → MHGFDCADEEETGGSSDRDLSPTPSADTQTGHPRGTRSAGRKRCSSSQTTSDRDAVLEEDVETGNNSTSHSGVEKPPNTPDMSAHDAEAMVDSMLLDSPLPNLERGNEEIPEGDGSGKLPEGGEGEKLPEGGNDKQPAETPTDSQVTRNTVERSEDVPKRTVADVLASASQVTSGSGLPREKVELAFKLLEEALGRKDGQSQDEAELNALKERVKTLSSEKAALEGKLKKLSQSKKDEIEKLKKIKEDSDREAASTVQQIKTLSESRDSMHRELVELWEVKGAALEVAEAMDI, encoded by the exons ATGCATGGTTTTGATTGTGCAGATGAAGAAGAAACTGGAGGGAGCAGTGATAGGGATCTCAGCCCTACTCCGAGTGCCGATACCCAAACCGGGCATCCAAGAGGTACTCGATCTGCGGGGAGGAAGCGTTGTAGCTCCTCCCAGACTACTAGCGATAG AGATGCAGTCCTGGAGGAGGATGTGGAGACTGGGAACAACTCAACTTCCCATTCGGGGGTGGAGAAGCCCCCGAACACTCCCGACATGAGTGCTCATGATGCAGAGGCGATGGTTGACTCCATGCTTCTGGACTCTCCATTGCCGAACTTGGAGAGAGGCAATGAGGAAATCCCAGAAGGCGATGGAAGCGGCAAGCTtccagaaggaggagaaggtgagaagcttcctgagggaggcaatGACAAACAGCCTGCGGAGACCCCTACAG ATTCCCAAGTGACGAGGAATACTGTAGAAAGGTCAGAAGATGTGCCCAAGAGGACTGTAGCTGATGTGCTGGCGAGTGCTTCCCAGGTCACATCGGGAAGTGGCTTGCCACGAGAGAAGGTGGAACTTGCTTTCAAACTGCTggaa gaaGCGTTGGGACGGAAGGATGGCCAGTCCCAGGATGAGGcagagctaaatgctctgaAAGAGAGGGTTAAGACTCTCTCATCTGAGAAGGCTGCTCTTGAGGGAAAGCTGAAGAAGCTCTCTCagtcaaagaaag atgaaatagagaagctcaagaagatcaaggaggactctgatcGGGAGGCGGCGTCGACTGTCCAGCAGATCAAGACCCTGTCTGAATCACGAGACTCGATGCATCGAGAACTTGTGGAGCTGTGGGAAGTCAAGGGTGCCGCCCTGGAGGTAGCTGAGGCCATGGATATCTAG